In Saccharomyces cerevisiae S288C chromosome XV, complete sequence, the following proteins share a genomic window:
- the INP53 gene encoding phosphatidylinositol-3-/phosphoinositide 5-phosphatase INP53 (Polyphosphatidylinositol phosphatase; dephosphorylates multiple phosphatidylinositol phosphates; involved in trans Golgi network-to-early endosome pathway; hyperosmotic stress causes translocation to actin patches; contains Sac1 and 5-ptase domains; INP53 has a paralog, INP52, that arose from the whole genome duplication), producing MIIFVSEEPERRLAIVSNLYALVLKPVGKKPSDKPLCAIELLQKNDLKKYGFKRLTSHEIFGVIGLIEVNGLLFVGAITGKSKVAQPCPGETVNKIFAVDFFCLNDNSWDFIEIDSSGYPVLPETASTEYQDALPKHPCYELKKLLSNGSFYYSSDFDLTSTLQHRGYGQHSLSTDTYEEEYMWNSFLMQEMITYRDHLDTNLKQILDDEGFLTTVIRGFAETFVSYVKKLKVALTIISKQSWKRAGTRFNARGVDDEANVANFVETEFIMYSSQYCYAFTQIRGSIPVFWEQGTSLINPRVQITRSFEATQPVFDKHIMKSVEKYGPVHVVNLLSTKSSEIELSKRYKEHLTHSKKLNFNKDIFLTEFDFHKETSQEGFSGVRKLIPLILDSLLSSGYYSYDVREKKNISEQHGIFRTNCLDCLDRTNLAQQIISLAAFRTFLEDFRLISSNSFIDDDDFVSKHNTLWADHGDQISQIYTGTNALKSSFSRKGKMSLAGALSDATKSVSRIYINNFMDKEKQQNIDTLLGRLPYQKAVQLYDPVNEYVSTKLQSMSDKFTSTSNINLLIGSFNVNGATKKVDLSKWLFPIGEKFKPDIVVLGLQEVIELSAGSILNADYSKSSFWENLVGDCLNQYDDKYLLLRVEQMTSLLILFFVKADKAKYVKQVEGATKKTGFRGMAGNKGAVSIRFEYGATSFCFVNSHLAAGATNVEERRSDYESIVRGITFTRTKMIPHHDSIFWLGDMNYRINLPNEDVRRELLNQEEGYIDKLLHFDQLTLGINSGSVFEGFKEPTLKFRPTYKYDPGTGTYDSSEKERTPSWTDRIIYKGENLLPLSYSDAPIMISDHRPVYAAYRAKITFVDDKERLSLKKRLFTEYKQEHPEEPGSLISDLLSLDLDNKSTDGFKSSSESSLLDIDPIMAQPTASSVASSSPVSSASASLQPVRTQNSSQSRTPIKKPVLRPPPPPAHKSVSAPAPSTSKEKSPTPQTSTASLSSVTKNIQENKPLAQNRRIPPPGFSQNILTPKSTSNLASPMSSKVDLYNSASESTRSAQDARQQTPTAFAASRDVNGQPEALLGDENPIEPEEKAKLNHMTLDSWQPLTPK from the coding sequence ATGATTATCTTTGTTTCAGAAGAACCTGAAAGGAGGCTAGCCATTGTATCCAACTTGTATGCTCTTGTTCTTAAACCGGTTGGGAAAAAGCCATCTGATAAACCCCTTTGTGCCATtgaacttcttcaaaaaaatgatttgaaaaaatatggcTTCAAAAGACTTACATCACACGAAATTTTTGGTGTTATCGGACTCATTGAGGTTAATGGCCTGCTGTTTGTTGGTGCCATCACTGGGAAATCAAAAGTTGCACAGCCATGCCCAGGAGAGACTGtgaacaaaatttttgctgtcgattttttttgtttaaatGACAACAGTTGGgattttattgaaatcGACTCCTCAGGTTATCCTGTGTTGCCGGAGACTGCTTCAACTGAATATCAAGACGCCTTGCCAAAACATCCATGCTAtgaattgaagaaactaTTATCCAATGGatctttttattatagTTCAGATTTTGATTTGACCTCAACCTTACAGCATCGTGGATATGGTCAGCATTCTTTGAGTACAGATACCTacgaagaagaatatatgTGGAACTCTTTTCTCATGCAAGAAATGATCACATACAGAGATCATTTGGACAcaaatttgaaacaaatCTTGGATGACGAGGGGTTTTTAACAACAGTTATCCGTGGATTTGCGGAAACTTTCGTCTCGTACGTTAAGAAGTTGAAAGTTGCTCTTACTATCATCTCGAAACAGAGCTGGAAAAGAGCAGGAACAAGATTTAATGCACGTGGTGTGGATGATGAGGCAAACGTTGCCAATTTCGTAGAAACGGAATTCATTATGTATTCTAGCCAATACTGTTATGCTTTTACACAGATTAGAGGCAGTATACCTGTATTCTGGGAGCAAGGTACCTCTTTAATCAATCCAAGAGTACAAATTACAAGATCATTTGAAGCCACCCAACCGGTATTTGACAAACATATCATGAAATCAGTGGAAAAGTACGGACCTGTGCATGTCGTTAATTTGTTATCAACGAAATCTTCTGAAATTGAACTTTCAAAACGATACAAGGAGCATTTAActcattcaaaaaaattgaacttCAACAAAGATATATTTTTGACAGAATTCGATTTTCATAAAGAAACTTCGCAAGAAGGCTTTTCCGGTGTCAGAAAACTCATTCCATTAATATTGGACTCTCTTTTATCTTCTGGCTATTATTCTTACGATgttagagaaaaaaagaacataTCTGAACAACATGGCATATTTAGGACCAACTGTTTAGATTGTTTGGATAGAACAAATTTAGCTCAGCaaattatttctttggCTGCTTTTAGAACTTTTCTCGAAGATTTCCGATTGATTAGTTCAAATTCGTTCATcgacgatgatgatttcGTTTCTAAACATAACACCCTGTGGGCTGATCACGGTGATCAAATTTCCCAAATATATACTGGTACTAATGCTTTGAAGTCCtcattttcaagaaaaggTAAAATGTCACTTGCTGGGGCATTATCAGACGCCACAAAATCGGTCAGCAGAATATATATTAACAATTTCATggataaagaaaagcaacAAAATATCGATACTTTGTTGGGAAGGTTACCGTATCAGAAAGCAGTGCAACTTTATGATCCCGTAAACGAATACGTAAGTACGAAATTACAAAGCATGTCTGATAAGTTCACATCAACCTCCAACATTAACTTGTTAATAGGATCATTCAATGTTAATGGCGCAACCAAAAAAGTTGATTTATCAAAGTGGTTATTTCCAATcggtgaaaaatttaaaccCGATATTGTTGTTTTAGGTCTTCAAGAAGTTATAGAACTATCTGCGGGTTCGATTTTGAACGCTGATTACTCGAAAAGCTCTTTCTGGGAAAACTTAGTGGGTGATTGCTTAAACCAGTATGATGATAAATATCTGTTGTTAAGAGTAGAGCAAATGACTTCTTTactaattttattttttgttaaagCAGACAAAGCTAAATACGTCAAACAAGTGGAGGGTGCTACTAAAAAAACTGGCTTTAGGGGTATGGCTGGGAATAAAGGTGCAGTGTCTATAAGATTTGAGTACGGTGCCActtcattttgttttgtcaATTCTCATCTCGCAGCAGGAGCTACGAATGTCGAAGAACGTCGAAGTGATTACGAGAGCATAGTTAGAGGTATTACTTTCACTAGAACTAAGATGATTCCTCATCACGATTCGATTTTCTGGTTAGGTGACATGAATTATAGAATAAATCTACCGAACGAAGACGTCAGAAGAGAGTTGCTCAaccaagaagaaggatATATCGATAAACTGTTGCATTTTGATCAACTTACCCTAGGTATTAATTCTGGCAGTGTATTTGAAGGCTTCAAAGAACCAACTCTCAAGTTCCGTCCAACATACAAGTATGATCCCGGGACAGGAACTTATGATTCTtctgaaaaggaaaggacGCCGTCATGGACAGATAGAATTATTTATAAAGGGGAAAACTTACTTCCTTTATCTTATTCAGATGCTCCGATAATGATTAGCGACCATCGGCCAGTTTACGCAGCATATAGAGCAAAAATAACTTTTGTTGATGATAAAGAGAGACTATCTCTCAAGAAACGTTTATTCACAGAATACAAACAAGAGCATCCCGAAGAACCGGGTTCTCTGATATCGGATCTTCTCAGCCTTGATCTGGATAATAAGAGCACTGATGGATTCAAAAGCTCTTCTGAAAGTTCTCTACTTGATATTGATCCGATAATGGCACAACCGACAGCGTCCAGCGTTGCTTCTTCGTCACCTGTGTCTTCAGCATCGGCTTCACTACAACCTGTCAGAACTCAAAACAGTAGCCAGTCGCGTACCCCCATAAAGAAACCGGTATTGCGCCCCCCACCCCCACCTGCTCATAAATCTGTATCAGCACCTGCTCCTTCAACATCGAAGGAAAAATCACCAACACCACAGACCTCAACTGCATCGTTGTCATCTGTGACTAAAAATATACAGGAAAATAAACCATTGGCGCAAAATAGACGAATTCCACCACCAGGTTTTAGTCAAAATATATTAACTCCAAAAAGTACCAGTAACTTGGCTTCGCCTATGTCTTCTAAGGTTGATTTATATAATAGCGCGAGTGAATCTACACGTTCAGCCCAAGATGCAAGACAACAGACACCTACAGCATTTGCAGCATCAAGAGACGTCAATGGGCAGCCCGAAGCTTTGCTAGGTGATGAAAATCCAATTGAGCCAGAGGAAAAGGCCAAACTAAACCATATGACTTTAGACTCATGGCAGCCATTGACCCCAAAATGA
- the TFC7 gene encoding transcription factor TFIIIC subunit TFC7 (RNA pol III transcription initiation factor complex (TFIIIC) subunit; part of the TauA globular domain of TFIIIC that binds DNA at the BoxA promoter sites of tRNA and similar genes; TFC7 has a paralog, YNL108C, that arose from the whole genome duplication): MVVNTIYIARHGYRSNWLPEGPYPDPLTGIDSDVPLAEHGVQQAKELAHYLLSLDNQPEAAFASPFYRCLETVQPIAKLLEIPVYLERGIGEWYRPDRKPVIPVPAGYEILSKFFPGVISQEWDSTLTPNEKGETEQEMYMRFKKFWPLFIERVEKEYPNVECILLVTHAASKIALGMSLLGYDNPRMSLNENGDKIRSGSCSLDKYEILKKSYDTIDETDDQTSFTYIPFSDRKWVLTMNGNTEFLSSGEEMNWNFDCVAEAGSDADIKKRQMTKKTSSPIPEADDQTEVETVYISVDIPSGNYKERTEIAKSAILQYSGLETDAPLFRIGNRLYEGSWERLVGTELAFPNAAHVHKKTAGLLSPTEENETTNAGQSKGSSTANDPNIQIQEEDVGLPDSTNTSRDHTGDKEEVQSEKIYRIKERIVLSNVRPM, from the coding sequence ATGGTGGTGAACACGATATATATCGCAAGGCATGGATACAGATCCAACTGGCTTCCGGAGGGTCCATATCCTGACCCACTTACAGGAATTGATAGCGATGTTCCTTTAGCAGAACACGGAGTCCAGCAAGCCAAAGAGTTGGCCCATTACCTTTTGTCCTTGGATAATCAACCAGAGGCCGCCTTCGCTTCTCCATTTTATAGATGTCTTGAGACTGTACAACCGATAGCTAAGCTGTTAGAAATACCTGTTTATCTAGAAAGGGGTATCGGGGAATGGTATAGACCTGATAGAAAACCTGTTATTCCAGTACCTGCTGGATATGAGATACTAagcaaattttttccagGTGTCATTAGCCAAGAATGGGACTCTACATTAACACCAAATGAAAAGGGTGAGACAGAACAGGAGATGTATATgagattcaaaaaattttggccCTTATTTATTGAACGTGTAGAAAAGGAATATCCAAATGTTGAGTGCATACTGTTGGTCACACACGCTGCATCTAAGATTGCCCTTGGAATGAGCTTGCTGGGATACGATAATCCTCGGATGTctttgaatgaaaatggtGATAAAATAAGAAGTGGTAGTTGCTCATTAGACAAATACGAAATTCTTAAAAAAAGCTACGATACTATAGATGAAACTGATGATCAAACATCCTTTACCTATATACCATTTAGTGACAGAAAATGGGTTTTAACGATGAATGGGAATACCGAGTTTTTGAGTAGTGGTGAAGAAATGAATTGGAATTTTGATTGTGTGGCAGAAGCTGGTTCAGATGCTGATATCAAAAAGAGACaaatgacaaaaaaaaccaGCTCACCAATACCAGAAGCAGATGATCAAACGGAAGTAGAAACCGTTTATATCAGTGTTGATATTCCCAGCGGCAATTACAAAGAGAGGACCGAGATAGCAAAGAGCGCAATTTTACAATATTCCGGTTTAGAAACAGATGCTCCGTTGTTTAGAATCGGAAATAGATTGTATGAGGGAAGCTGGGAGAGACTTGTTGGCACGGAGCTTGCTTTCCCAAATGCTGCACATGTACATAAAAAGACAGCCGGTCTACTATCACCGACTGAAGAGAATGAAACAACAAATGCTGGTCAAAGTAAAGGCTCATCGACTGCCAACGACCCAAACATACAaatacaagaagaagacgtTGGACTACCGGATTCAACTAACACAAGTAGAGATCACACGGGAGATAAAGAAGAGGTTCAATCAGAAAAGATTTATAGAATAAAAGAGAGGATAGTGCTAAGCAATGTCCGCCCTATGTAA
- a CDS encoding nucleotide diphosphatase (hypothetical protein) — protein sequence MSGNSQLPPDVIGFICSKYDIILASTSPRRYEILHDIMGITDLKTMVSTFEENLDKMNYSTDPIGYVCDTSWHKAQNIIEILTDYEDENPNEIDKPKLIICADTIIIDKSGRIYEKPKTKEVQKKFLMKFCYEDDEPVNVVTAVTLIKWYGRENFELVPFRDETKVYFDNKIPLRILEEYVESGDGLEVGGGFKIQGQGAILIEKIEGDYYNVVGLPLNKTFKGLYAEANSI from the coding sequence ATGTCTGGAAATAGTCAACTGCCACCCGACGTAATCGGGTTTATATGTTCTAAGTATGATATCATTTTGGCCAGCACCTCTCCACGGAGGTATGAAATTTTACACGATATAATGGGAATCACCGATTTAAAAACAATGGTTTCTACTTTTGAAGAGAATCTTGATAAAATGAATTATTCTACCGATCCGATTGGATATGTGTGCGATACTAGCTGGCATAAAGCGCAGAATATAATCGAGATTTTGACAGATTACGAAGATGAAAACCCAaatgaaattgataaaCCTAAGCTTATCATATGTGCAGACACAATTATTATAGATAAGAGTGGGAGAATCTACGAGAAGCCTAAAACAAAAGAGGTCCAAAAGAAGTTTTTAATGAAGTTTTGctatgaagatgatgaaccAGTTAACGTTGTCACCGCTGTGACTTTAATTAAATGGTACGGCAGAGAAAACTTTGAATTGGTACCATTCCGAGATGAAACCAAGGTATACTTTGATAACAAAATACCTTTGAGAATATTGGAAGAATATGTAGAAAGCGGAGATGGGCTGGAGGTTGGCGGTGGATTTAAAATACAAGGGCAAGGTGCTATTctaattgaaaaaattgaaggtGATTACTATAACGTAGTTGGTTTACCGCTCAATAAAACGTTCAAAGGACTCTATGCTGAGGCTAATTCCATATAA
- the CEX1 gene encoding COPI-interacting protein CEX1 (Component of COPI-mediated trafficking and tRNA nuclear export; enables Rna1p to access and activate Gsp1p-GTP bound to the export receptor tRNA complex during aminoacylation-dependent tRNA export; copurifies with tRNA export receptors; interacts with COPI coat proteins and regulates Golgi-to-ER trafficking; membrane fraction associated; mutations in members of the homologous human SCY1-like (SCYL) family of pseudokinases are linked to peripheral neuropathy, cerebellar atrophy, ataxia and ALS): protein MNFSSIFKSISNFQFPYTIEETAITETALWQCFDGTRKADSLPVTVFKAKRSPENESLILNAVHKSKILKIPGLCTVLETFDSDPQSTFIVTERVVPFPWDNLGSLSQNKFGVELGISQLLATLGFLKNFVLGTLSKDSVFINIKGEWVLFGLELCSSKEGLSAFEFASRARSYYNIIGSQLPCEDPNTIDSMGLGLLIKSLMAPSCLPKDWIVNVNMISDGKITIENFRKRLENTETWRSNPLINFYQELRELHIKDPQGKLVVMSNLENLYLESREIFRNLTPGMIENFIIPELCEIIKLLMTQSISSAASPIGMNFNASHKLVPFLAIVLDLTSETNTFPVGFNDLITQSFKLPDRQVRFLLLIYLPKLIGPLSKSEISSRIYPHFIQGLTDSDATLRLQTLKTIPCIVSCLTERQLNNELLRFLAKTQVDSDVEIRTWTVIIISKISTILSTSVGNRSNILATAFTKSLKDPQVKPRLAALYGLEKSIELFDVNTIANKILTVIAPGLLDKSPIVRGRAKILFEEYLEKLEKEAQLIQTNDSTADSEDVKDIDFENYGCDEEDMNKEDNLLAAQFLNNLRLNSPSATTPSNITESEIDSAQDGSGWDDLSDTDGFITNGTTESFDETTNPVTTASTPKLFGKPIKINKSWNDELNDDGWIQDESGPSKVPQKHTRPQNSTLAKSIAPSSRLSIKKKKTTILAPRNIASNSTVTTKSSLSNKTARSKPISSIRGSVTKKGNVDGWDDDGDSDSWDTNW from the coding sequence atgaatttttccagcattttcaaatctaTTTCGAATTTCCAGTTCCCATACACCATAGAGGAAACTGCAATCACTGAAACCGCCCTTTGGCAATGTTTCGATGGTACAAGGAAGGCAGATTCCTTGCCAGTAACAGTTTTTAAGGCAAAAAGATCTCCAGAAAATGAatctttaattttaaatgCTGTACACAAGagcaaaattttgaagattcCAGGACTTTGTACGGTGCTGGAGACATTTGATTCCGACCCCCAATCCACATTTATTGTTACCGAACGAGTAGTTCCATTTCCTTGGGATAATCTAGGCTCTTTATCTCAAAACAAATTTGGTGTTGAATTAGGAATATCACAATTATTGGCAACTTTAGGATTTTTAAAAAACTTTGTCCTTGGTACGCTTTCTAAAGATTCTgtttttatcaatattaAGGGAGAGTGGGTACTATTTGGGCTAGAACTTTGTTCAAGCAAAGAAGGATTAAGTGCGTTTGAATTTGCCAGTAGAGCGAGGTCATATTACAACATAATTGGCTCACAGTTGCCCTGTGAAGATCCGAATACAATTGATTCAATGGGGTTAGGattgttgataaagagCCTTATGGCTCCTTCTTGTCTGCCCAAAGATTGGATTGTCAATGTAAATATGATTTCAGATGGAAAGATAACAATCGAAAACTTCAGAAAAAGGCTAGAAAATACAGAAACTTGGCGTTCTAATCCTTTGATAAACTTTTATCAAGAATTGAGGGAGTTGCATATAAAGGACCCACAGGGAAAATTGGTTGTGATGTCAAACTTGGAAAATTTGTATTTAGAGTCAAGAGAGATTTTCCGTAATTTAACGCCTGGAATgatagaaaattttattattccaGAGCTTTGTGAAAttataaaattattaatGACACAAAGCATCAGTAGTGCTGCCAGCCCTATAGGCATGAACTTCAACGCATCACATAAACTAGTACCATTCTTAGCGATTGTTTTAGACCTAACTTCTGAAACGAACACCTTTCCAGTTGGTTTCAACGACCTTATCACCCAAAGTTTTAAACTGCCAGATAGGCAAGTAAGATTTCTTTTACTAATATACCTACCCAAATTAATAGGTCCATTGAGCAAATCAGAGATCTCCAGTAGGATATATCCACATTTTATCCAAGGTCTGACCGACTCTGATGCCACTCTTAGATTACAAACACTGAAGACAATTCCATGCATTGTGTCATGTTTAACAGAGAGACAACTGAATAATGAGCTACTGAGGTTTCTCGCAAAAACACAGGTTGATTCTGACGTTGAAATCCGAACATGGACAGTCATCATAATAAGTAAAATCTCAACCATATTATCAACGTCAGTTGGTAATCGCTCGAATATTTTAGCTACGGCGTTCacaaaatctttgaaagatCCTCAAGTAAAACCAAGATTGGCTGCTCTTTATGGGCTTGAGAAGTCGATTGAGCTGTTTGATGTGAACACAATCGCCAACAAAATTTTAACAGTCATTGCCCCTGGTTTATTAGATAAAAGTCCCATAGTAAGAGGCAGAGCCAAAATCCTGTTCGAAGAATATCtggaaaaattggaaaaagaagccCAACTTATTCAAACAAACGATAGTACTGCAGATTCGGAAGATGTGAAAgatattgattttgagAATTACGGTTGTGATGAAGAGGATATgaataaagaagacaatTTGTTAGCCGcacaatttttaaataatttaCGTTTAAATTCTCCCTCAGCAACAACACCAAGTAACATTACCGAGAGCGAAATTGATTCCGCCCAGGATGGAAGTGGATGGGACGACCTCAGCGATACCGATGGCTTTATTACAAATGGTACCACAGAATCCTTCGATGAAACAACAAACCCTGTAACAACCGCAAGCACCCCAAAATTATTCGGAAAACCtattaaaattaataaaagtTGGAATGATGAGTTGAATGATGATGGCTGGATTCAAGATGAAAGCGGCCCATCAAAGGTGCCTCAAAAACACACAAGGCCACAAAATTCAACGTTGGCAAAATCCATCGCTCCTAGCTCAAGGCTTTCtatcaagaagaagaaaacaacgATCCTAGCACCAAGAAACATTGCTAGTAACTCTACTGTTACCACCAAATCGTCACTGTCCAATAAAACTGCAAGAAGTAAGCCTATAAGTAGTATCCGCGGCTCGGTAACCAAGAAAGGAAATGTTGACGGCTGGGATGATGATGGGGATTCAGACTCCTGGGATACGAATTGGTGA